Sequence from the Natronomonas marina genome:
CGGGGCGTCGGCCGCAAGCGGGCCCGGCGGCTCTTCGAGGCCGGCATCGAGACCCGGGCGGACCTCCGGGAGGCCGACAAGTCGGTCGTCCTCGGCGCGCTCCGGGGACGCGAGAAGACCGCCGAGAACGTCCTCGAGGCGGCGGGCCACCAGCACCCGGAGATGGACGGCGTCGTGCCGGACGCCTCGGCCGCCCCCGAGGAAGACGAGTCGGCGGCCGAGGACGGCCGGGGACAGGCCAACCTGGGTGACTTCTGATGCGCCTCGTCGAGGGTATCGTCGAGATCGGCGACGAGAGCGGCGAGCCGTTCCCCGACGTCGAGGCGTTCGTCGACCGCCTCGATGCGGTCGCCGACGAGCACGGGGCGACCGTCCAGGCGTTCGACGCCCGCTACGTCGTCTCCGAGCGCCACCTCGAGCGGGCCGTCGAGTTGGCCGACCGGGAGCGAGGACGCGGCGAGGGTATCGCCCGTGAGCGGAGCGTCGAAATCCTGCTGTACGCGGCCGGCCGCCGCC
This genomic interval carries:
- the cgi121 gene encoding KEOPS complex subunit Cgi121 encodes the protein MRLVEGIVEIGDESGEPFPDVEAFVDRLDAVADEHGATVQAFDARYVVSERHLERAVELADRERGRGEGIARERSVEILLYAAGRRQINRALEMGVDEGETPVVVLVDSGDEAAAAEAVRGTLEPAETLGEYDEATVREFFEVGASELDATDRGLEALVLERVALLVVDR